Proteins encoded in a region of the Cytobacillus pseudoceanisediminis genome:
- a CDS encoding SPL family radical SAM protein: MIILNIHLEEIISKSILTPAKGAIDNFTHSLNPYAGCAFGCKYCYVRELPVSIFREEEWGAWIDIKSNAAELLEKELVKAKKRGKVALFMSSSTDPYQPIEYASKLTRSLLEVMLKNQPDFLHVQTRSPMVKRDIDLFQQFGDSIRISMTIETDKEEVRKAFAPAAPPIPARMAALKDIKDAGIITQATIAPLLPCSREFPAKLKSIANRVTIDDFWMGDGSGGRRTERLGIRKIFDELGLEKWYSPSAYKVVLKMLDREFQDAPIQLGVSKAGFSPDGK; the protein is encoded by the coding sequence GTGATTATCCTGAATATACATCTTGAAGAAATCATATCAAAAAGTATCTTAACACCTGCCAAAGGTGCAATTGACAACTTTACTCATTCATTGAACCCCTATGCGGGCTGTGCCTTTGGCTGCAAATATTGCTACGTTAGGGAGCTTCCTGTTTCCATTTTTCGTGAAGAGGAATGGGGTGCGTGGATTGATATAAAATCAAATGCGGCCGAACTTTTGGAGAAAGAATTGGTTAAAGCTAAAAAGAGGGGAAAAGTTGCTTTATTTATGTCCTCTTCCACAGACCCTTACCAGCCGATTGAATATGCCTCAAAACTGACAAGAAGTTTATTGGAAGTTATGCTTAAAAATCAGCCTGACTTTTTACATGTACAAACCCGTTCTCCTATGGTGAAGCGGGATATTGATTTATTTCAGCAATTCGGAGATAGTATCAGAATCTCCATGACAATCGAGACAGACAAAGAAGAAGTCAGAAAGGCATTTGCACCAGCGGCCCCTCCCATCCCGGCAAGAATGGCTGCACTAAAAGACATAAAAGATGCAGGAATTATAACTCAAGCAACAATAGCCCCGTTACTGCCTTGTTCAAGAGAATTTCCTGCAAAACTTAAGTCTATTGCAAATCGAGTTACAATTGACGATTTTTGGATGGGGGATGGAAGCGGCGGACGCAGGACTGAGAGACTTGGAATCCGCAAGATCTTTGATGAGCTTGGTTTGGAGAAATGGTATAGTCCATCTGCATATAAAGTGG